In a genomic window of Quercus lobata isolate SW786 chromosome 4, ValleyOak3.0 Primary Assembly, whole genome shotgun sequence:
- the LOC115988006 gene encoding protein WHAT'S THIS FACTOR 1 homolog, chloroplastic isoform X1 translates to MQGTFMFLSLNKLLKCSKTGSKTWVPVRHKSSGGRRPKKKIYHRVHELDRVMDLQKKPSLILQLKSIIQSQKQQSLFLRDLEKEVGFVQKWNFMAVIEKYPAIFCVEGGGSTNRTPPSVRLTGKAQKIASEEGEARNLMEPILVKNLRKLLMLSVDCRVPLEKIEFIESELGLPNDFKESLIPKYPEYFSVKDVNGKAYLNLENWDSSLTVTAREERAAQDGIPDFNGSRKQVRISKDGNYRGPNAFRLSFPVGFRPNKSYLEEIERWQKMDFPSPYLNARRFEAKDPKARKRVVAVLHELLSLTMEKRMTSAQLDAFHSEYLLPSRLLLCLIRHHGMFYITNKGAKSTVFLKEAYDGSNLIDKCPLLLFYDKFISLSGRREINLNGEMPSSQVVT, encoded by the coding sequence ATGCAGGGGACATTCATGTTCTTGAGCTTAAACAAGCTTCTCAAATGTTCAAAAACTGGTTCTAAGACATGGGTTCCAGTGAGGCACAAATCAAGTGGAGGAAGAAGACCCAAGAAGAAAATATACCACAGGGTCCATGAACTTGACAGAGTCATGGACTTGCAAAAGAAACCATCTTTGATCCTTCAGCTCAAGTCCATCATCCAATCCCAGAAACAGCAGTCTCTCTTTCTCAGGGACCTTGAAAAAGAAGTTGGGTTTGTTCAGAAATGGAATTTCATGGCTGTCATTGAGAAGTACCCTGCTATATTTTGTGTTGAAGGGGGTGGCAGTACAAACAGAACACCCCCTTCTGTTAGGCTCACTGGTAAGGCCCAAAAGATTGCCAGTGAAGAAGGTGAAGCTAGGAACTTGATGGAACCGATTCTGGTTAAAAATTTGAGGAAGTTGTTAATGTTATCAGTTGATTGTAGAGTACCACTTGAAAAGATAGAATTCATTGAATCTGAATTGGGTTTGCCAAATGACTTTAAGGAGTCATTGATTCCAAAGTACCCGGAATACTTTTCTGTGAAGGATGTCAATGGGAAGGCTTATCTTAATTTGGAAAATTGGGACTCTTCATTGACAGTCACTGCCCGTGAGGAAAGAGCAGCACAGGATGGGATTCCGGACTTTAATGGGAGTCGAAAGCAGGTTAGAATCTCGAAAGATGGTAACTATCGAGGTCCAAATGCATTTAGACTGAGTTTTCCTGTAGGCTTTAGGCCTAACAAAAGTTATCTTGAGGAAATTGAGAGGTGGCAGAAAATGGATTTCCCTTCTCCATACTTAAATGCAAGGAGATTTGAAGCTAAGGATCCAAAAGCCCGAAAACGGGTGGTGGCAGTCCTCCATGAGCTTCTCAGTTTGACTATGGAGAAGAGAATGACATCTGCACAATTGGATGCATTTCATTCTGAGTATCTGTTACCATCTCGATTATTGCTTTGCTTGATAAGGCATCATGGTATGTTTTACATTACTAATAAAGGTGCAAAAAGCACTGTTTTTCTCAAAGAAGCTTACGATGGTTCAAATTTGATAGATAAATGTcctttgttgttattttatgaCAAATTCATATCACTTAGTGGTAGAAGAGAGATCAATTTGAACGGCGAGATGCCTTCTTCACAAGTTGTTACCTGA
- the LOC115988006 gene encoding protein WHAT'S THIS FACTOR 1 homolog, chloroplastic isoform X2 — MQGTFMFLSLNKLLKCSKTGSKTWVPVRHKSSGGRRPKKKIYHRVHELDRVMDLQKKPSLILQLKSIIQSQKQQSLFLRDLEKEVGFVQKWNFMAVIEKYPAIFCVEGGGSTNRTPPSVRLTGKAQKIASEEGEARNLMEPILVKNLRKLLMLSVDCRVPLEKIEFIESELGLPNDFKESLIPKYPEYFSVKDVNGKAYLNLENWDSSLTVTAREERAAQDGIPDFNGSRKQVRISKDGNYRGPNAFRLSFPVGFRPNKSYLEEIERWQKMDFPSPYLNARRFEAKDPKARKRVVAVLHELLSLTMEKRMTSAQLDAFHSEYLLPSRLLLCLIRHHE, encoded by the exons ATGCAGGGGACATTCATGTTCTTGAGCTTAAACAAGCTTCTCAAATGTTCAAAAACTGGTTCTAAGACATGGGTTCCAGTGAGGCACAAATCAAGTGGAGGAAGAAGACCCAAGAAGAAAATATACCACAGGGTCCATGAACTTGACAGAGTCATGGACTTGCAAAAGAAACCATCTTTGATCCTTCAGCTCAAGTCCATCATCCAATCCCAGAAACAGCAGTCTCTCTTTCTCAGGGACCTTGAAAAAGAAGTTGGGTTTGTTCAGAAATGGAATTTCATGGCTGTCATTGAGAAGTACCCTGCTATATTTTGTGTTGAAGGGGGTGGCAGTACAAACAGAACACCCCCTTCTGTTAGGCTCACTGGTAAGGCCCAAAAGATTGCCAGTGAAGAAGGTGAAGCTAGGAACTTGATGGAACCGATTCTGGTTAAAAATTTGAGGAAGTTGTTAATGTTATCAGTTGATTGTAGAGTACCACTTGAAAAGATAGAATTCATTGAATCTGAATTGGGTTTGCCAAATGACTTTAAGGAGTCATTGATTCCAAAGTACCCGGAATACTTTTCTGTGAAGGATGTCAATGGGAAGGCTTATCTTAATTTGGAAAATTGGGACTCTTCATTGACAGTCACTGCCCGTGAGGAAAGAGCAGCACAGGATGGGATTCCGGACTTTAATGGGAGTCGAAAGCAGGTTAGAATCTCGAAAGATGGTAACTATCGAGGTCCAAATGCATTTAGACTGAGTTTTCCTGTAGGCTTTAGGCCTAACAAAAGTTATCTTGAGGAAATTGAGAGGTGGCAGAAAATGGATTTCCCTTCTCCATACTTAAATGCAAGGAGATTTGAAGCTAAGGATCCAAAAGCCCGAAAACGGGTGGTGGCAGTCCTCCATGAGCTTCTCAGTTTGACTATGGAGAAGAGAATGACATCTGCACAATTGGATGCATTTCATTCTGAGTATCTGTTACCATCTCGATTATTGCTTTGCTTGATAAGGCATCATG AGTAA